Proteins co-encoded in one Paracrocinitomix mangrovi genomic window:
- a CDS encoding SRPBCC family protein, with product MKNINLNAPVHSVQTISINSNIEKVWEILTEINQWKNWQKDITFAKIQGDPKPNTTFEWKSGGIKIKSRIHTNNVNQVFGWTGKAIGTRAIHNWSLSSQENQTIVEVSESMEGLIPSMFKSAMSKKLHEGLNNWLGYLKDKCEN from the coding sequence ATGAAAAATATCAACTTAAATGCCCCTGTACATAGTGTTCAAACAATTTCAATTAACAGCAACATTGAAAAAGTTTGGGAAATACTCACCGAAATTAATCAATGGAAAAACTGGCAAAAAGATATCACATTTGCCAAAATTCAAGGAGATCCAAAACCTAACACCACTTTTGAGTGGAAATCAGGTGGAATCAAAATCAAATCGCGCATTCATACCAACAATGTCAATCAAGTTTTTGGATGGACAGGAAAGGCAATTGGCACCAGAGCTATCCACAACTGGTCACTTTCAAGTCAAGAAAACCAAACAATTGTTGAAGTATCTGAAAGTATGGAAGGTTTGATACCCTCAATGTTTAAATCTGCAATGTCAAAAAAGCTTCATGAAGGTTTAAATAATTGGCTGGGCTATCTAAAAGATAAATGTGAAAATTAA
- a CDS encoding nuclear transport factor 2 family protein, which yields MNTLIEQFYQSFKDLNAEGMTACYADDVEFEDPAFGKLKGERAKNMWRMLIESQQGKDFEVTFSDVTENSAHWEAKYTFSQSGRKVHNIIKATFVIENGKIIKHTDDFNLHKWAKQALGFKGFLLGRTSFFKKKLQAQTNRLLDKYEANKSKN from the coding sequence ATGAATACATTAATTGAACAATTCTATCAATCTTTTAAAGATTTAAACGCCGAGGGAATGACCGCTTGTTATGCAGATGATGTTGAATTTGAAGATCCTGCATTTGGTAAACTCAAAGGAGAAAGAGCCAAAAACATGTGGCGTATGCTTATTGAAAGTCAACAGGGAAAGGACTTTGAAGTAACATTTTCTGATGTCACTGAAAATTCTGCCCATTGGGAAGCCAAATACACCTTTAGCCAAAGCGGAAGAAAAGTTCACAATATCATCAAAGCAACCTTTGTAATTGAAAACGGAAAAATCATCAAACATACGGATGATTTTAACCTGCACAAATGGGCCAAACAAGCTTTAGGATTTAAAGGTTTTCTATTAGGTAGAACTTCATTTTTTAAGAAGAAATTGCAGGCACAAACTAACCGCTTGTTAGATAAGTATGAAGCCAATAAATCCAAGAATTAA
- a CDS encoding toxin-antitoxin system YwqK family antitoxin has product MKLTTIISLLFISQLCQAQSDSLIIDWDDFCQNTYSESPDSLHQSFYVNESMDTVYFINSFCSVAHQITSPVGITIYFTKEGKMDGNYFLKVVGVHHTFLMQGEFIEGRFMKGIFTNLYPSGSIESIGRYEEGLATGIWTHYKENGCLDYKCEMVDIGICVHL; this is encoded by the coding sequence ATGAAGCTAACCACAATAATATCTCTACTATTTATCAGTCAATTATGTCAAGCGCAAAGTGATTCATTGATTATTGACTGGGATGATTTTTGCCAAAATACCTATAGCGAAAGTCCGGATAGTTTGCATCAAAGCTTTTACGTAAATGAATCCATGGACACCGTTTATTTCATTAATTCATTTTGTAGCGTTGCTCACCAAATTACCAGTCCAGTTGGAATTACAATTTACTTTACAAAAGAAGGAAAAATGGACGGTAATTACTTTTTAAAAGTAGTAGGAGTACATCACACATTTTTAATGCAAGGAGAGTTTATAGAAGGAAGATTTATGAAAGGCATATTTACCAATTTATATCCTTCTGGTTCAATAGAATCAATAGGCAGATATGAAGAGGGTTTGGCTACTGGAATTTGGACCCACTACAAAGAAAATGGATGTTTAGATTACAAATGTGAAATGGTTGACATTGGTATTTGTGTTCATTTATAA
- a CDS encoding tetratricopeptide repeat protein, with protein MKSIILLLSALFVFQLGQAQTVQQLVEKGISFHDQGNYDQALKYYKQALDQDPKSSWVNYEMSLTYFEMKNYNKAIEHADVAIKQKDKNLVYAYITKGNSLDLLGEGAKAIKVYKKAIKQTDGHYLLNYNLALTCYKEKLKDDAVEALIDGVATYSAHSSTHLLLAYLQNEKRAKVPTILASQFFLLLEPDTKRSMDAYNMMMEGFYGNIKKGDKGENTISISLSSDPKSDFMAVELMLGLKGAQKGSDEYKDMTEEEFFVENNKSFYDIMGEMRDEKKGDIWWDFYAKFNHQLSQSDHLEAYCMYISQVGNEKAAEWIKNNESKVKDMLNWVKENFPTYAG; from the coding sequence ATGAAATCTATCATTTTATTATTATCGGCGCTATTTGTTTTTCAACTTGGACAGGCTCAAACGGTGCAACAATTAGTTGAAAAAGGAATTTCTTTTCACGATCAGGGAAACTATGATCAAGCACTCAAATATTACAAGCAGGCATTAGATCAGGACCCAAAATCAAGCTGGGTAAACTATGAGATGTCGCTTACATATTTTGAGATGAAAAATTATAATAAAGCCATTGAACATGCTGATGTAGCCATTAAACAAAAGGACAAAAATCTGGTTTACGCTTATATCACTAAAGGAAATTCATTGGATTTATTGGGTGAAGGTGCAAAGGCGATTAAAGTGTATAAAAAAGCCATCAAACAAACAGATGGTCATTATTTATTGAACTACAATTTGGCGCTTACTTGTTATAAAGAAAAACTAAAAGATGATGCAGTTGAAGCACTGATTGATGGTGTGGCAACTTACTCGGCGCATAGCAGCACACATTTGCTTTTAGCTTATTTACAAAATGAAAAGAGAGCTAAAGTTCCGACTATTTTGGCTTCACAATTTTTCTTATTGTTAGAGCCGGATACAAAGCGTTCAATGGACGCATATAATATGATGATGGAAGGATTTTACGGCAACATTAAAAAAGGAGACAAAGGAGAAAACACTATTTCAATTTCGTTATCATCAGATCCAAAAAGTGATTTTATGGCCGTAGAATTAATGCTTGGTTTAAAAGGCGCTCAAAAAGGAAGTGATGAATATAAGGACATGACAGAAGAAGAGTTTTTTGTTGAAAACAACAAATCCTTTTACGATATCATGGGAGAAATGAGAGATGAAAAAAAGGGTGATATCTGGTGGGATTTTTATGCCAAATTCAATCATCAATTAAGTCAATCTGATCATTTAGAAGCATACTGCATGTACATCTCACAAGTTGGTAATGAAAAAGCGGCTGAATGGATTAAAAACAACGAATCCAAAGTGAAAGACATGCTTAATTGGGTGAAAGAAAACTTCCCTACTTATGCGGGTTAA
- a CDS encoding DnaJ domain-containing protein — protein MNYKPAFYLRWLLFFAIAAVVWVVMDLEPKDITDFDSNFLVYLVMCSFYLFLITADMKELKKLKIVKEKYNVRDEEDFNSLLLGMVAYLLGFNANSKDTEFKYLEKTFLKYFSQQKTDYLMARLIKDHLTNQTNLNSLLENCKTKLNEAELNHLLFILVGVATVDKLVDDREKSILSEFVSKVGLSFSDLNSAYSQFTFEFEEDKRKEQNREKEYFDSFEEWYKAYQGRRQGYSAPSTSSIEKAYETLELPYNSPLEDVKKQYRKLAKKHHPDLIAHLGKEHVKIAEEKFKGISNAYELLQKHLGKV, from the coding sequence ATGAACTACAAACCTGCTTTTTATTTACGTTGGTTACTTTTTTTTGCCATTGCTGCTGTGGTGTGGGTTGTAATGGATTTAGAGCCAAAAGACATTACTGATTTCGATTCTAATTTCCTGGTTTATTTGGTGATGTGCAGTTTTTATTTGTTTTTGATTACTGCTGATATGAAGGAGCTCAAAAAGCTCAAGATCGTCAAAGAAAAGTACAATGTTCGGGATGAAGAAGATTTCAATTCCTTATTGCTCGGAATGGTGGCATATTTGCTTGGATTTAACGCTAATTCAAAAGACACCGAATTCAAGTATTTAGAAAAGACTTTTCTTAAATATTTCAGTCAGCAAAAGACCGATTACTTAATGGCCAGGTTGATAAAAGATCACCTTACCAACCAAACTAACTTAAATTCTCTTTTAGAAAACTGTAAAACCAAACTTAATGAAGCAGAGTTGAATCACCTCTTGTTTATTTTGGTTGGAGTAGCCACTGTAGACAAATTAGTTGATGATAGAGAAAAATCCATTCTAAGTGAATTTGTTTCAAAAGTAGGCTTATCCTTTTCCGATTTAAATTCAGCTTATTCGCAATTCACTTTTGAGTTTGAAGAAGATAAACGGAAAGAGCAAAATAGAGAAAAAGAGTATTTTGATTCATTTGAAGAATGGTATAAAGCCTATCAGGGAAGGCGACAGGGATATTCAGCACCTTCAACTTCCTCTATTGAAAAGGCATACGAAACGCTTGAACTTCCTTATAATTCACCTTTGGAAGACGTTAAGAAACAGTACCGTAAACTGGCCAAAAAACATCACCCTGATTTAATTGCTCATTTGGGAAAAGAGCATGTGAAAATTGCAGAAGAAAAATTTAAAGGAATCTCTAATGCATATGAGTTGTTACAAAAGCATTTAGGTAAAGTATAG
- a CDS encoding gliding motility-associated C-terminal domain-containing protein, producing the protein MAITFCVFLTFWSNAQTADDTLTGLVNQQLIRINRNNANVSVEVPLSNIPSGWNPYRLTWSEPNQCYFVISDGSTNNSGIAKITADGTYTFLGNITIPGQTVHFIEGIAFNRFDGELYVTGSLNGFIPNDYWSETLIRVDTNTLVGTIIGTFNHTTPYEPEGDMITFDDNGHLYYLDGQPGGAGFVRIFEQDPTMATPSSMIYGVNTYYPTTDLTVKDDILYYSSNRELRQVVLGPNTHSAVGMMFTPADFNGELLKGITWRVESCTPVDFLPSDSSYCQGESITIDAGQGSQWTYQWNNGSTDSIITINSPGTYIAELTEGTCTISDTIIVTESLIPTIDAGINDTVCYGDNVILTANGAGVNGTYSWNQAIMNGVSFTPLSSNNYIVTGTTADGCENTDTVYVEVEIGADPFFSFSNNNWCVLDANEVPDQIINTGGTFSSTPSGLSIDPGSGEISPNNSTPGNYSVNYSLNGNCPTDSTIQIQIIAEPQINPINNSTYCEGDLVNGINFSTTTGATISWTNDNSLIGLPSNGTGDIGAFTCTDQGTANIVVSVSAGGCAGNSESFTIDVLPLPLINAQDQIACVGDTVQLMVDNPDNAILTYSPNNNGSYVVTGTSSIIVTADLNGCINTDVLDISVYPTPNAGFTFNPTNPNTQNTEVNFTASDQSLLSYTWDFGDGYFSTNINPDHIFPTNPNISYTITLLVEDDNGCIDSNSAIIHIDDILLYYVPNAFTPNGDNFNNVFTPVFTSGFDPYDYHMTIFNRWGEIIFESYDASIGWDGTYGNAGIVQDGTYVWKISFGTTMSDERQTISGHVTVLK; encoded by the coding sequence ATGGCAATTACTTTTTGCGTTTTCCTAACTTTTTGGAGCAATGCTCAAACCGCAGATGACACCTTAACTGGCTTGGTTAATCAACAGTTAATTCGCATCAATAGAAACAATGCCAATGTTTCTGTGGAAGTGCCTTTGTCTAATATCCCAAGTGGATGGAATCCTTATCGTTTAACCTGGTCTGAACCAAACCAATGTTACTTTGTTATTTCAGATGGTTCAACAAACAACAGTGGTATTGCCAAAATTACTGCGGATGGAACCTATACTTTTTTGGGGAATATCACCATTCCGGGACAAACAGTGCACTTTATTGAAGGTATTGCCTTTAACAGATTTGACGGAGAGCTTTATGTTACCGGAAGTTTGAATGGATTTATCCCTAACGACTATTGGTCTGAAACTTTGATAAGAGTTGATACCAACACTCTGGTAGGAACAATAATTGGCACTTTCAATCATACCACTCCGTACGAACCAGAAGGAGATATGATAACTTTTGATGACAACGGGCACCTCTATTACTTAGATGGCCAACCGGGTGGTGCAGGATTTGTGAGAATATTTGAGCAAGACCCAACAATGGCAACTCCTTCATCCATGATCTATGGAGTTAACACCTATTATCCAACTACAGACTTAACGGTAAAGGATGACATCTTATATTATTCATCCAATAGAGAGTTAAGACAAGTTGTATTAGGACCAAATACCCACTCTGCTGTTGGAATGATGTTTACGCCGGCAGATTTTAACGGAGAATTACTTAAAGGGATAACTTGGCGAGTTGAATCTTGCACACCCGTAGATTTTTTACCATCTGACAGTTCATACTGTCAAGGAGAGTCAATCACTATTGATGCCGGTCAAGGCAGTCAATGGACTTATCAATGGAATAATGGAAGCACTGATTCAATCATTACCATAAATTCACCCGGAACTTATATAGCTGAATTAACTGAAGGTACTTGTACTATTTCTGACACTATCATTGTAACAGAATCACTGATTCCAACAATTGACGCAGGTATTAATGACACTGTATGTTATGGAGACAATGTTATCCTTACTGCAAATGGAGCTGGGGTGAACGGAACCTACAGTTGGAATCAGGCAATAATGAATGGAGTATCATTTACACCTCTTAGCTCAAACAACTACATTGTAACAGGGACAACAGCTGACGGTTGTGAAAACACAGATACTGTTTATGTAGAAGTAGAAATTGGAGCTGATCCGTTTTTTTCATTTTCAAATAATAACTGGTGCGTATTAGATGCCAATGAAGTACCTGATCAAATTATTAATACCGGTGGAACATTCAGTTCAACTCCAAGTGGTTTGAGCATTGATCCAGGTAGCGGTGAGATTTCTCCAAACAACTCAACACCCGGAAATTATAGCGTTAATTACTCATTGAACGGAAATTGTCCAACAGACAGCACCATCCAAATTCAAATTATAGCAGAACCGCAAATAAACCCAATAAATAATAGTACTTATTGCGAAGGAGACCTTGTGAATGGTATCAACTTCAGTACTACTACCGGAGCCACCATAAGCTGGACAAATGATAATAGTTTAATTGGATTACCATCAAACGGAACCGGTGATATTGGTGCATTTACGTGTACAGACCAGGGAACAGCAAACATAGTAGTTTCTGTGAGTGCAGGAGGTTGTGCAGGAAATTCAGAAAGCTTTACCATTGATGTGCTTCCACTTCCTCTTATCAATGCTCAAGATCAAATAGCTTGTGTTGGAGATACTGTACAATTAATGGTTGATAATCCTGATAATGCAATACTGACTTATAGCCCTAATAACAATGGAAGTTATGTAGTTACAGGCACTTCTAGCATTATTGTAACAGCTGACTTGAATGGCTGTATCAATACAGATGTATTGGATATCTCAGTTTATCCAACACCTAATGCAGGATTTACATTTAATCCTACCAACCCAAATACGCAAAACACTGAAGTGAATTTCACTGCAAGTGACCAATCGCTGCTGTCATACACCTGGGATTTTGGAGATGGTTACTTTTCAACGAATATAAATCCAGATCACATTTTTCCTACCAACCCCAACATCTCTTATACTATTACTTTACTAGTGGAAGATGATAACGGTTGTATTGATTCAAACTCCGCCATTATCCATATTGACGACATTCTTCTTTATTATGTTCCAAATGCCTTTACGCCTAATGGAGATAATTTTAACAATGTATTTACACCTGTTTTCACATCCGGATTTGATCCTTACGACTATCATATGACCATTTTCAACAGATGGGGAGAAATAATTTTTGAATCTTATGACGCCTCAATTGGTTGGGATGGAACCTACGGTAATGCCGGAATAGTTCAAGACGGAACTTATGTTTGGAAAATATCTTTTGGTACTACAATGAGTGATGAACGTCAAACCATTAGTGGTCATGTAACAGTACTCAAATAA
- a CDS encoding cytochrome P450 translates to MNLNQVTMQLKDLPQPKGKWPLGNLAEFKEANKHRVIEKWSKECGDIFKISLAGKKFIVSVDPELNGKILKMRPEKFSRFNKINEVFQELGINGVFNAEGEDWYKHRKPAAEALNAKNVKLYYPIVAKNTIELLNHIERHQQNNINVSAMSMKYTIDITTEIAFGYALNTLNESGKNFQEKLEKIFPMINKRISAPFPYWRYFKSKKDKELEESLKSVETQINEFIEHAEKKLETQPTASNFLEALLIESKEDNFSTKEVFGNVFTMLLAGEDTTSNSISWAVFYLSQHPEWIAKIRTEANEIYGNNSVPETYEDLQKLSLANAVAQEAIRLKPTTPQLFMQANEDVLINDLAIEKGQVVMLQNMVAQTADNFFTDGENFHPERWLKAQCPYHEKHHPQYMRAFGAGPRFCPGMKLAMDELTMAISTVCKHYNFELTVPVESVIEKFAFTMQAENLIVRFTAN, encoded by the coding sequence ATGAATCTCAATCAGGTAACAATGCAGTTGAAAGATCTTCCTCAACCAAAAGGTAAGTGGCCACTGGGAAATCTAGCTGAATTTAAAGAAGCAAACAAACACCGTGTCATTGAAAAATGGTCCAAAGAATGTGGAGACATTTTCAAGATCAGTTTAGCGGGTAAAAAGTTTATTGTTTCTGTTGATCCTGAATTGAATGGTAAGATTTTAAAAATGCGCCCTGAGAAATTTAGCAGATTCAATAAAATCAACGAAGTATTTCAAGAATTGGGTATAAATGGCGTCTTTAATGCTGAAGGAGAAGATTGGTATAAACACAGAAAACCGGCAGCCGAAGCTTTGAACGCCAAAAACGTAAAGCTCTATTATCCTATTGTAGCTAAAAACACAATTGAATTGCTTAATCACATTGAGCGACATCAACAAAATAACATCAATGTTTCTGCCATGAGCATGAAATATACCATTGACATTACTACAGAAATTGCCTTTGGATATGCCTTAAACACACTCAACGAATCGGGCAAAAACTTTCAAGAGAAATTGGAAAAGATTTTTCCCATGATCAACAAAAGAATATCTGCTCCTTTTCCGTATTGGCGTTATTTCAAAAGCAAGAAAGATAAAGAATTGGAAGAAAGTTTGAAGTCGGTTGAAACACAGATAAATGAGTTCATTGAACACGCCGAAAAAAAATTAGAAACTCAACCAACTGCCAGCAATTTTTTAGAGGCTTTGTTGATAGAATCAAAGGAAGATAATTTCAGTACCAAGGAAGTTTTTGGCAATGTATTTACCATGCTTTTAGCCGGAGAAGACACCACTTCTAACTCCATTTCCTGGGCTGTTTTTTACTTATCTCAACACCCTGAATGGATTGCCAAAATTAGAACCGAAGCAAATGAAATTTATGGGAATAACAGTGTGCCTGAAACATATGAAGATTTACAAAAATTGAGTTTGGCAAATGCTGTTGCTCAAGAAGCAATTCGTTTAAAACCAACAACACCTCAACTTTTTATGCAAGCCAATGAAGATGTCCTTATCAATGACCTGGCAATTGAAAAAGGACAGGTAGTAATGTTGCAAAACATGGTGGCGCAAACTGCAGACAACTTCTTCACTGATGGAGAAAATTTTCATCCTGAGCGTTGGCTAAAAGCGCAATGTCCATATCATGAAAAACACCATCCACAATACATGCGAGCTTTTGGAGCGGGTCCCAGATTTTGTCCGGGAATGAAGTTAGCAATGGACGAATTGACAATGGCCATTTCTACTGTTTGCAAGCATTACAATTTTGAATTGACTGTTCCAGTTGAAAGCGTTATTGAAAAATTTGCATTTACCATGCAGGCTGAGAATTTAATAGTGAGGTTTACTGCCAACTAA
- a CDS encoding cation diffusion facilitator family transporter has product MPSNAQIAVRSVVLGLIGNIFLAAIKFVAGFLGNSYALIADAIESTTDIFASILVLVGIKYAAKPADENHPYGHGRAEALLTFVVVAFLVLAATIIAYQSIINIQTPHATPKPYTLIVLVVIVAFKEVLYRFTKKKSKETHSTALHAEAWHHRSDAITSLLAMIGITVALIFGQGYEIADDIAALLASAFILYNAYTIFRPALGEIMDEHTHQELEEEVRKLSVEVEGVVDTEKCFIRKIGMEYQIDLHVIVDRNIPVYEGHEISHRLKDHLMSSLPNILNVLIHIEPTDE; this is encoded by the coding sequence TTGCCATCAAATGCACAAATAGCAGTACGTTCAGTAGTATTAGGTTTAATAGGAAACATCTTTTTAGCCGCCATTAAATTCGTAGCCGGTTTTTTAGGTAATTCGTATGCTTTGATAGCAGATGCCATTGAATCTACCACTGATATTTTTGCTTCTATTTTAGTGCTGGTCGGAATCAAATATGCAGCAAAACCGGCAGATGAAAATCATCCTTATGGACATGGTAGAGCAGAGGCACTTTTAACCTTTGTAGTGGTGGCATTTTTGGTATTAGCAGCGACTATTATTGCTTATCAAAGCATCATCAATATTCAAACACCGCATGCAACTCCAAAACCATATACCTTGATTGTGTTGGTGGTAATTGTTGCATTCAAAGAAGTGTTATATCGTTTTACTAAAAAGAAGAGTAAAGAAACACATAGTACTGCATTACATGCTGAGGCTTGGCACCACCGTTCAGATGCTATCACTTCATTACTAGCAATGATAGGTATTACTGTAGCCTTGATTTTTGGGCAGGGCTATGAAATTGCTGACGATATTGCTGCCTTGTTGGCTTCTGCTTTTATTTTGTACAATGCCTACACCATTTTCCGTCCTGCTTTGGGTGAAATCATGGATGAACATACGCATCAAGAGTTGGAAGAAGAAGTAAGAAAATTATCGGTTGAAGTAGAAGGTGTGGTAGATACGGAAAAATGCTTTATCCGTAAAATTGGAATGGAATACCAGATAGATTTACATGTAATTGTAGACAGAAATATTCCTGTTTATGAAGGTCATGAAATATCTCACCGTTTGAAAGATCATTTGATGAGTTCATTACCCAATATCCTAAATGTGTTGATCCATATTGAGCCAACGGATGAATGA